The proteins below come from a single Deinococcus humi genomic window:
- a CDS encoding GAF and HD-GYP domain-containing protein — protein MTFEIQLPAQVGQKPELDLQTVVLLAQSANDAFERCVTLALQKTRATTVMISLHCVDSDELKVVAAAGQRSSEAVGRRLPRGQGLSWHVISTAAPYLVEETLNTRDAHFVGGRPRSGMYLGVPLLAPDGQVLGVLSADTTDSDEILGAPDAQLLLVLGQAAGVAYDRWKALEDAQRSASQYQQLAHLSAQLETLTHPDDIAREALGMLLTLSEFSIGAMMTVDEHGQVHLSMIQGTEDTTKVAAALMNVHEPRGLITEILAANRSVAVADYRAHPDSSPELLRVRSILAAPLRSGQRITGLIGVLKMDTPQPIPAELAALLDMVAARVDRAQERIATFEQMRQMREAALRAVGRVLEGRDGETFGHTDRVTALSLRLGQALGLGEEALQHLRWGAYLHDIGKVTLRDDILRKPGPLTAPERALMQQHVVAGDHILRDEIFVPREVRAVVRSHHERWDGAGYPDGLSGDTIPLLARIFSVVDVYDALISTRPYKPAWTHARAMEELRRGAGSQFDPHALAHFEALFGQAGEDHDG, from the coding sequence CTCCCTGCTCAGGTGGGCCAGAAACCAGAACTGGACCTGCAGACTGTGGTGCTGCTGGCCCAGTCGGCGAACGACGCGTTCGAACGTTGCGTGACCCTGGCGTTGCAAAAAACTCGGGCGACCACCGTGATGATCTCGCTGCACTGCGTCGACTCCGACGAGCTGAAAGTGGTGGCCGCCGCAGGCCAGCGCTCCTCCGAAGCGGTTGGGCGTCGCCTTCCCAGGGGCCAGGGCCTGAGCTGGCATGTCATCTCGACCGCAGCACCGTACCTGGTGGAAGAAACCCTGAACACCCGCGACGCCCACTTCGTGGGCGGACGACCCCGCTCGGGGATGTATCTGGGCGTGCCACTCCTGGCCCCTGATGGCCAGGTGCTCGGCGTCCTGTCTGCCGACACGACCGACAGCGACGAGATTCTGGGCGCCCCCGATGCGCAACTGCTGCTGGTACTAGGTCAGGCCGCTGGCGTCGCGTACGACCGCTGGAAAGCGCTGGAAGACGCGCAGCGCAGTGCCAGCCAGTATCAGCAGCTCGCGCACCTGTCAGCTCAGCTTGAAACCCTGACGCATCCAGATGACATTGCCCGCGAGGCGCTGGGCATGCTGCTGACCCTGAGCGAATTTAGTATCGGGGCGATGATGACCGTTGACGAGCACGGTCAGGTCCACCTGAGCATGATTCAGGGCACCGAGGACACGACTAAGGTCGCCGCCGCCCTTATGAACGTTCATGAGCCGCGCGGCCTGATCACCGAGATCCTCGCTGCAAACCGCAGCGTCGCAGTGGCTGACTACCGCGCCCATCCGGATTCATCGCCGGAACTGCTGCGCGTACGTTCCATCTTGGCCGCGCCGCTGCGGAGTGGCCAGCGCATTACCGGGCTCATCGGCGTATTGAAGATGGACACGCCACAACCCATTCCGGCAGAACTCGCTGCACTGCTCGACATGGTGGCGGCGCGGGTGGACCGGGCGCAGGAAAGGATCGCCACCTTCGAGCAGATGCGTCAGATGCGCGAGGCCGCGCTGCGCGCCGTAGGTCGGGTGCTTGAGGGCAGGGACGGAGAGACGTTCGGACACACTGACCGTGTCACGGCCCTGTCCCTGCGTCTCGGACAGGCACTGGGACTGGGTGAGGAGGCTTTGCAGCACCTGCGCTGGGGGGCATATCTGCACGACATTGGCAAGGTGACCCTGCGCGACGACATTCTGCGAAAGCCGGGGCCGCTGACCGCGCCTGAACGTGCCTTAATGCAACAGCACGTGGTCGCCGGCGATCATATTTTGCGCGACGAGATTTTCGTGCCGCGTGAGGTCCGGGCTGTTGTGCGCTCGCACCACGAACGCTGGGACGGCGCCGGCTACCCGGACGGCCTGTCTGGCGACACTATTCCCCTGCTGGCCCGGATTTTTAGTGTGGTTGACGTCTATGACGCACTGATCAGCACACGCCCCTACAAGCCTGCCTGGACCCACGCGCGGGCCATGGAGGAGTTGCGCCGGGGCGCCGGCAGTCAGTTCGACCCGCATGCGCTCGCCCACTTCGAAGCGCTGTTCGGTCAGGCCGGGGAAGACCATGACGGATAA
- a CDS encoding GGDEF domain-containing protein: MTDNDAADQRLVGGQPGPETAGSDSTGSEPMDQGLTASASIDPALSSVERRANTTALRNELHALLLRATDPDSTAAAKSLAYRDAAYLALDLRDLKAGMELALNCLHWARTSGEGPLQVKAHVTLALAMTESYDDAGAQREFLAALILAEEIGDARGVALVAVNASHFELERRNHRQAAQHLMELLNSTSVQALQEPDARQLWETFHINFVVAVSETLLANTEPTFHDEATLRAAKDQLVISSTILAAVLKERQSLTLLEKAAMLDALTRHALWTGELLAAQSLADDHVRLTGHADFPLLYGRALLDRSRVFAQSGDLESAVRDAGQAVGFFHEAASELWETRSREQLAAIYARAGRYREAFETQQEVTRDMENLYRGYHQQRALVRQIAQQAREAEVRAEALAEAALRDPLTGAPNRTRAMQVLAELHVQARQGRPSAVALLDLDLFKRVNDTFGHLVGDAVLTGVTRLLGAELREQDLLARLGGEEFIVILSDVTAQEAEVVCLRLRDALQNASWEALAPGLVTTGSFGVAVLDGVQDITGVLTTADRALYAAKAAGRNTVRVATRQAESARDPQPCP, from the coding sequence ATGACGGATAACGATGCGGCGGATCAGCGTCTGGTGGGGGGGCAGCCTGGCCCAGAGACCGCTGGTTCAGATTCGACCGGTTCGGAGCCGATGGATCAGGGTTTGACAGCCTCCGCCTCGATTGATCCGGCTCTCTCCAGCGTGGAGCGCCGCGCAAATACAACTGCCCTCCGGAATGAGCTGCACGCCCTTCTACTCCGGGCCACCGATCCCGACAGCACCGCCGCCGCGAAATCCCTGGCATACCGCGACGCCGCCTACCTTGCGCTGGATCTCAGAGACCTCAAGGCGGGCATGGAGCTTGCCCTGAACTGCCTGCACTGGGCGCGGACCAGCGGGGAAGGACCACTTCAGGTCAAGGCCCATGTGACGCTGGCGCTCGCCATGACAGAGTCCTACGACGACGCGGGCGCGCAGCGTGAGTTCCTGGCGGCGCTTATCCTGGCCGAGGAGATCGGCGATGCCCGGGGCGTGGCGCTGGTGGCCGTCAACGCCTCGCACTTCGAGTTGGAACGGCGCAACCACCGACAGGCCGCCCAGCACCTGATGGAATTGCTGAATTCCACCTCTGTGCAGGCGCTGCAGGAACCCGACGCCCGCCAGCTTTGGGAAACCTTCCATATCAATTTCGTGGTCGCTGTCTCGGAGACCCTGCTGGCAAACACGGAGCCCACCTTCCACGACGAGGCCACTCTGCGGGCGGCGAAAGATCAACTGGTCATCTCGTCAACCATCCTTGCCGCGGTGCTTAAGGAACGACAGAGCCTTACCTTGCTGGAGAAGGCAGCCATGCTCGACGCGTTGACCCGTCACGCCCTGTGGACCGGCGAACTGTTGGCAGCCCAGTCGCTGGCCGACGATCACGTTCGCCTCACGGGACACGCCGATTTTCCGTTGCTGTACGGCCGCGCTCTGCTCGACCGCAGCCGTGTGTTTGCTCAGAGCGGGGATCTGGAAAGCGCGGTTCGGGACGCCGGTCAGGCCGTCGGCTTTTTCCATGAAGCCGCTTCGGAGCTGTGGGAGACCCGTTCGCGAGAACAGCTGGCCGCCATCTATGCCCGCGCGGGGCGTTACCGTGAAGCCTTCGAGACCCAGCAGGAGGTGACCCGCGATATGGAGAACCTGTACCGGGGTTACCACCAGCAACGCGCCCTGGTCCGGCAGATCGCGCAGCAGGCACGTGAGGCTGAGGTGCGCGCCGAGGCGCTGGCCGAGGCGGCGCTGCGCGACCCGCTGACCGGCGCGCCCAACCGCACGCGGGCCATGCAAGTGCTGGCCGAACTGCACGTCCAGGCCCGGCAGGGCCGTCCGAGCGCCGTGGCCTTGCTCGACCTCGACTTGTTCAAACGAGTGAACGACACGTTCGGCCACCTGGTCGGGGATGCGGTGCTGACTGGAGTGACCCGCCTGCTGGGCGCCGAATTGCGTGAGCAGGATCTCCTGGCCCGGCTGGGCGGTGAGGAATTTATCGTGATCCTCTCAGACGTGACGGCGCAGGAGGCGGAAGTGGTGTGCCTCCGGCTGCGCGACGCGCTTCAGAACGCTTCCTGGGAGGCGCTGGCGCCCGGCCTGGTTACCACAGGCAGTTTCGGCGTGGCCGTGTTGGACGGCGTGCAAGACATCACGGGCGTGCTCACGACCGCTGATCGGGCACTCTACGCCGCGAAGGCTGCAGGCCGAAATACTGTGAGGGTGGCTACCAGACAGGCGGAGAGCGCCCGCGATCCGCAGCCCTGCCCATAA